The sequence below is a genomic window from Echeneis naucrates chromosome 13, fEcheNa1.1, whole genome shotgun sequence.
GCTGGTCCCCCAACCAACCCAAAACCACACATGAACGAGACCAGCTTCTGAATGGCAGGTTACACTGAGAGCGAATTAGAAGAGTCCTGATTGAGAGTTGCAACATGGTTTTTGGCAGGTTTGGGTTAGCAGTTTATACCCAAACAAGGTGCAGGTCTGAGTGAGTAACTGCAAAAGTTGTTTCAtggcaaacaaaataaagtcaaaattaAATCTGACACACCAGGGAAATTGTTGAAAGGTTTTCTAAATTAAGCTGCACTGACCagtatttttttcattagtgAAAAATCAGATGGTGTCACAAAAACAGCTGGTCAATGAATTTAacacttgaaataaaaatctgccaTACGAAACTGAACttgcacatttttaaagtaaagaATAATTCAtggcaagacaaaaaaaaaaagtaaatatgtgtgtgctttGACAGCCATATGTCACAAAGGAAAGATTGCAACTGCATTTCTACTCACTTTCATTGGGTAAATTTTTGTGTACAATGTATTGCGCCTCCTTATACCAGAAAAGAGGCTGATTGCATTACTGGATCACAGCAGAGCTTGTTGTCTGTAAAAAccatacaaaaagaaaatatctttaTTCATAATTAAATAAGCTTTGTGGAAACTATTTCTCATCCTCAGCAGTCAGAGATACTGATTATTTTTGGGTTGTTGTCTATTGGACGTTTACCCCATCACTCAAGCTGAATGTGTGTTGGAACAGGTcagaattttcttttcttttttttcccccttatcCAGCACTCAAAGTAAAGCAGATCCACACAAAAAATTGCTGTTGTCCTTTTATGCTTGAAATCAAAGATTTAGATTGTTTAGACACACAACAAGCTGTGGTCCAGTATAGGATATGCAGGACATGATTTTAAGTTAGGAACTAAAATCAAATCCTTGTATTTACAATCCTCAggctgttttttccccccataacAACATTTTCTATATCAACATAAAATGAATCCTTAGATAGGTTGGGCTGCAAAGTATCCACCTGTTATATTCTTTGTTAGCCAGGAAAAGGAGGGCAGAATTTTTGGCTGTATATGAAGTAGCCTTCAACAGTTTTACCGACTGATGGCATCAGGCTTAAACACAGTCTCTGAAAGGTGAGACCCCAAACAGTGGAGTGATTAGACTTTTTTCTGCAGAGGTAGTGGAGACCAAAAATGTGCTAAAAAAGCAGGAGCAGTGGTCCTCTTCCTCTATGTCTTCAGGTGATCAGTGCAGCTTAAACTACTACTGCTTGATGAGTCTAATACAACCTTTCCTGTGATTTTAAAatacatgtatatttttttatagaagccaacattttaattttaatatgttTGCAAtcctgcattttgtgtttatccAAAGAAAGCTGAGTCAGGAGCGACTGGACTTGGTTCACTGTCATGAAGACATTTCACCTCTCTTCCTCAGTTCATGCCTTCTGACTAGGAAATTCTAATTTGTCTGACTAGCTTGTAAGTGGACAGCCTGTCcatggttttttttccccttcctgtcttcctgatttaaattattattagtCTCTTAGTCTATTAGTCTCACACTGGCTTTGTctcctgtgttgttgttttgtctgactGTTTCATAAGTCTCTGTGGGCTCACCTCACTTTAAGCACACATTTCCTTAAGTCATGTTTCCAGCACTAAAccctcagtgtgttttttctacAGTCTATGATGAAAGTGTTTAGAGCCAGTAAACGTTGAAAGTGTCACCTACTTATAGAATGACAAAAATTACTTAAAAGTGTCTGTTTGAGATGAACTTTGAGTCTCTGAGGACGCTTCTAATATTTTTATGAACAGATGTGAGGGATGCATCAGACTTTTTTAACCATGTTTTTATCCACACTGTTTTTCAGactttgcataaaaaaataaaagatgggaAATCTGGAAATCATAACACTGTTGTCATTTATTAAACTCTATGAACTAGTTAAGGGCAACCCTTCTTTAGCCTCACTGGATTAAACCAAAAATTATATCATCGGCAGCTTATTCATTGTTAATattgatataaaatatttttctcatttcaaaggTAAACGAACCATGAGCAACACAGAAATATCTTCTGCTTCAAATATGGAACACAATTGTAGATTTTATGATGTTACAAAGTGAATCGATGATTACGGAGGTTGTATGGTGAAGGTCTGGTTCCTGATGTGAAGCAGTGTCTTTATAAACAGGAGTGAATTGTAAACTGTTTTAATGTAAGTCAGCAAGCCCAGCTAACTAACTTACTGCTCGTTACATGATGTACAGCTGCTAATACACAGTACATGTGGTTCAGCTTCAGACATGAAAGTGGATTTGGTTTCAGAGTCAAGCCATATGGAAAACCTTCAGGCCTTGGCGTCCAGCATCTCCAGTAGCAGTTTATGGAGGGGGatgcggtggtggtggtgtaggCGCAGCAGGGCCTTCACAGCTCGGTCTGCAGTCTGTCGCAGCAGGGGGAGGCTCATCAGTAACCGGCCTGCCCGGTGCGGTTCCATTCGGGACAACTCATACTCCTGTAAGGCGTCATGGAGTCCATCCTGAAACTGCTGCACCAAGTCTGGACAGTCCACTGGGTTTACGTCTGAGAGACAAATGGTAAGAACATTTAATCAGGCACTGAACTTGAACAAATCTCTTGAGAAATTTAGAGCTGCCTTATTATTGTAAGAGAGACATTCaattttgtttacttctgttGACAGGATTATTTGACCAAGTAGGACAAGACAAAATGTATCCATTACATCAGCCATCACCACTTGAGGGGGATGGTGAGGGCAGGGTTTAGGTCACACAGTCATTGAACTCATCATCAGATATGTAACTTTGGGAAATTCCGTATTGCCTTTATATTTTGCTTTGGTTCTTTGACAAAGTTGGATCACCTGACAACCACAGTCCCTCACTTATCTTTTATTTGCTGCTGATGATAAAGTTGCAAAGGACAGGAGttgaaagaaacacaatttttgCCACTACAATTGTAGAACAATGAATCTGCAActgctttcatttaatttatttttttgtttttataaggCCACCccctttcagcttttccctagTAGGGGGTAACCATTAGGGGTATCCATCATGGATGATCCTGATCACCCTCTCCTCCACACACTGGACAGATAGCAGAGCTCCTTCTCCAACAGACTGTTACAGCTCTGCTGTCGAAGggacagatacaggaaatcatTCCTGCCGCATGCCATCACACTGTACAATGACTCACATCtctgatatataaaaacaaaaccactgtAATCATCACACCTTGTGtcactgtcattttatttttatagtttgtatAGTTATTGTCTATTTAgagtttttattatattgtatatatattctattattatcctgatgtacagtgtgtcttgctgctgtgacaaGAGAATTTCCCAGATTGGGATCAATAACACTCATTCCCcacaatgccatatctaaatttaaatgaggatttctcccatacgcaggttgatgaccttgtgactagcactatggccacactgcgttcgaatcttgataatgccgcccctctcaaaaagaaagtattcaatctgaggaggatggctccctggtatagttaccaaatccgtgccttgaagcagacatcaaggaaattagaaagaaactggcgttccagtaagtcagaagagtctcacagagcctggaaagacagcctaaaaacgtataaaaaagctctccgcagtgctagaagttcatattactcagcactcatagaagaaaacaaatacaaccccaggtttctcttcagcactgtagccaggctgacagagagccatagctcagttgaaccagtgatccccttagctataagcagtaatgattttattagtttttttttttttcagacaaaattctcacgatcagagaaagaatttatcagctcttgcctacgttagataaaaatccccttctgaagacggcaactgccgaatcagctgcggcgcatcatttacatctggaatcattctcacctctaaatctctcagagctagcttctatagtttcatcatccagaccgtcaacctgtctattagacccagtaccaactagcctctttaaagagatcttttatgtaattgagccgttcattctagatttggttaatctgactttatttctgggttatgtacctcaggcacttaagactgcggtcatcaaaccccagcttaaaaagcctaatcttgatccagatgttttggcaaactatagacccatatcgaaccttccatttatttctaaaatcactgagaaagctgtagcaaaacaactacacgagcatctggatgggaacagtttgtttgaagagtttcagtcaggatttagagcccatcatagcacagaaacagcgctggttaaagtctccaatgacattctaatggcctcagacaatggatcagcctccatacttctccttctagatcttagtgctgcattcaacaccatagatcataatattttactacagagactggaacatgaaattggaattaaaggaactgcactaaagtggttcaaatcctacttatcagatagacatcagtttgttcatgtaaacaacagctcctcctcatgtactgtagtcagtcatggagtcccgcagggttcggtacttggaccaatcctctttacgctttatctgcttcctctaggcaacattatcaggaaacacagcatcaatttccactgctacgcagacgatactcagctgtacctatcaatgaagccaaatgaagtcagtcagatagtcagactgcaggcatgtcttgaagacataaaagtctggatgactggaaattttttacttctcaactctgacaaaacagaagttattgtactcggtcctaagcacctctgaaaaatactatctaatcatctcatcagtttggacggcattactttggcctccagctccactgtaagacaccttggagtaatttttgaccaggacatgtcctttgtccctcacataaaacaagttagtcgggcagctttcttccacctgagaaacattaggaaaatcagaaacatcctttctcaggatgatgcagaaaaactagtccatgcatttgtaacttctaggctggactactgtaactcattactatctggatgtccaaacaaatctctaaaaggccttcagttaattcagaacgctgctgcacgaatattaacaggaactaggaaaagagatcacatctctcccgtgttagctgctcttcattggctgccagtaaaatatagagtagaattcaaaatccttcttttaacgtataaagctcttaatggccaagctccatcgtatctcagagagctcatagttccttactgtcctagcaggccactccgctctctagatggaggtttacttgtggttcctagagtctccaagagtaaatctggaggcagatcgttcagttatcaggctcctcttctatggaaccaactcccagcatcggtccggggggcggactctttagtaactttcaagaccaggcttaaaactttcctgtatgacagagcgtaaagttaaaaagtcctctactctttaggtatgctgctataggcctaggctgctgggggaaggactgagcttctctctctctctctctctctctctctctctctctctctctctctctctctctctctttttctctctctctctctctctctctctctctctctctctctctctctgtcaccctctctccctctttctctctaactccctccttgcatgcgctgataaaaaccatccttcctaaaaaaaaaaaaaaaaaaaaaaaaaacagtttcagcaggagtggcctgctaggacagtaaggaactatgagttctaagcatttatactgcatttactaaccatgttctgccaaagtctctgtctctcccagttcctctcctctctctccctgtcctcatcctgcaggtggtgactcatctccatcccatgttcctgcaacacctgctggtcccatatagcatgaattctgtattgcAGCTCAACTCGAttaacttcatgcaacaacatgttcctgcctacaccccccccctccaatgcctgcctgcctgtctctctctctctctctctctctctcaacccaaccggtcgaggcagatggccgcccccccgagcctggttctgcttgagtttttccttgccactgttgccaagtgcttgctcatcgggggatctgttgggtctctttaaatacatttataaagagtttggtcaagacctgctctatatgtaaagtgccttgatgtaactttgttatgatttggcgctatacaaataaatctgatttgatttgatttgatttgaataaagCACATCTATCTATCTGGGCTAACACTGGTTGACAGTGCTGGTGGGGTGtaaacccctttttttttttttttagtaaaacCGAATGTCTTAAAATAAAGAGAATGAGTGTTCAAAAAAGAAGTTGGCAGTTAAATTTAAGTCAAGAGTATTTTAATTTGGTGAAATGTATGTattaaaggtttgtttttgtcctgttaCTGTGTCACTGATGACATTGGGTGTGTTTACTTCACATAATAGAAAATGATTATGCTGTTCTGTGTGTTAAGTATTGATGTGAAGGCTGTTAATGGGCTGAGCAGAGAAACTAAAGACATAGAGCGCTGAGATGTACGTCAACGTCGCCACAATATTGGATGTGTCAAGCATTAGAGCAGAGAAGCTGCATCATTCCTGTGCTGTGTGGAACTGTAGCAAATGTTGTACACCCCAAGCCTAATCTGAGGGAATTACCTTTCCCAGGTAAGATTTAACAATTACCTTTCATAGTATTTGACCCATAGACtgcattattttaacatagttTTGAGAGCATAATTTGCACtcaatcattcattcttttctttcatttattttggctTATTCTCCTCATGGTAGtatacattttcatcaaaatatataCAGTTAATTTAACAGCCAATGAATTGGTGTGGCCAAACCCACCTTCAAATGATGAAGtcttcattcttattttattatttagattattGTTAATTGCATGGCTAACCTTTTTCATACTACATAGGCTTCCCAAAAATAGCAGCAGTAGGAACAGTGGGAAATGGGTTCGAAACAAGCTTGTCCTCCATGCACTGCAGTGAGCATTTTTCAAGATGGAGGACtaaaatgtgttattattattaaaatgtgtgcCAGAAAAAtagaccaaaataaataaaagtgagaagatatgtttcttttgtttttaagccAGACTCGATTCCTATTCCAATATATAgcctatgtatgtgtgtgtgatgaataaaatttttattttaataatctgAGAAGATTAAATACATTGTTTTTGGTCTCTAACTATTTGTTCTAgtagtatgtgtgtgaatgaataaCTGAGTGGCATTCTCCTTGTAAAAAGCCACTTTATGAAGTCCATTTACTTGTATTTACAAGGCCCTACTGCAGTGATGCTACTGCCCGATTCTGTGGCATTGTTATCAATGCAAGCATTCCTCACTAAACTCACACACTGAGTATCTCATATTAACTATTACATTTAAAGTAAGCCTTCTGATGTTTTGATGTAATCACACATGCTGTCCTGCATTAAATGTGAATTCATCTGCCGCTGAAAATGGTTCCCAGCAACAGAAGGTCACCACAGTTGATGTTTGCTGAGTCTATACATGGGAATTGTTGATAATAAGAAATATGGGGTTTGTTCCGTGGTGTGATGATCACTATCATCATtaatactaaaaaaaaacaggagatgGTGCTGGATCATTTGTCTTTGGGGATCATACTCCACTGTATTCACAatgaggagatgaaaaaagTCACGTTACAGGTATCTGGGTTTTTTGCACtgccagaacttagcacacttgtcacgatcgagccgcacgttttgatatatatattgttggggttcGTCCAGCGAACAGAGACAGATGTCTGTGTGCCTGTGGTTGCAGTGCACCTGTTGATTGCCTTGTTTAGCTGCACTGTCCACTGAACAGCGGCAGTCTCCTTTTTAATCACACAGGTACAAGGGCGTAGGAATGAGTTTAACGTTGGGGGGGCACATACAAACGTAAACTAACAACATGACGTTTTAACAAGTCATATTCATGGCAACATTCCCTTTCACTTGTTCTAAAGAGTTTCTGCCAGTTGACAGCTGCTGGCTCCCACCTCAGGGcctgtgagggagggagagggccAGTGCCTTGACACTGTGTTgggctttcaaaataaaagaatgcaagttaaaattttcaaaataaaatatttttctcctccacGGTATAATTTTTGGGTGGGACAAATGCGCCTGTCTCCAATATTAGAGGGGGATAATCCCCCGTTCCTACGCCTTTGCACAGGTGTGTGGGAATAGGGGGCAGAATCAGGACACAGAGCCGAGAGGAAGAGTCCAGAGACCGGTGCCCGGAGCTGAACAGTTGTACATCCTGGATATCTCAACAACATGATTAACGCTAAAGCCACCAGTTCTAATTATTTGTTTGCTGCCTGTAAGCTTCTTTCTCACTGTCAATTTTAATCACATCGATAACGTTTCTCAACACATAAACACGGAGAACTCTGCAACAGCCCTCCGAGGCAACCTCAAAATTTCTGAGAgggaattttctagtttattTGGTTTGCCTTTGTGCTCCTTTGTTTTTGGAGCTGCAGTGTAATTTCAAGTAAAGTTCTtttgatattaaataaaaatgcagaggagctgaaaaataaatcgTAACTTATCAAAAGGTTTTGAAAGATGCTTAGCCCCGCTAATTTTCTTCAGTTCCTATTCTTCCTATTTGTATCTGTGATATAAACCACAGGAGTACCAAAATAAAGATTGAATATCTGCTGCGGTTGGCATATGGATGTACTGAGTTGTGACATCAGTTTCCtcatcctccctttctctctgtatttttatttgggTTCACCTGTAGATCTGCaatgtttgttctgtgtgtgtaggtacCAGAGTTAGCAAGTGCCATTGCCTtcaacaccaccacctcctcagGGCCCAGGTTCATCGCCTGGTATTTGGCCGTCAGGTGGCGTAGAGCCTCATACAGGTCAGACAACCCCACAGTTCGACACTGAGTCTCGTTGAGCAACAAGTTCCTGGCAAACATGAGCTCTTCGCCCTCCACGCTCTGGGAGCGCCAGGCCACGCCTACTAACAGCGCCTCCATCCAACCACTCTGCAGCAGTGACATCCGATCAACCAATGAGAGCCTAGAGAAACCTGTGAAGAGTGGAGTAGATGTAAAAGTCAtattaacactgctctttatCTTTGTTAGCAACTGCTTTTGTTCAGATTAGTTGTGGAATTTcctgtatgctttttttttttgtgtgtctttgttgtcatgaaatcagggagagagggagagagggaatgaCATAGAGAAAACGGCACTGACCAGAATTTTATTTGGTCTGATTGTCAGTGACAGGGAAGGTCCGACTTCCTGTTTATGGGATGCATGATCTACCCACTGTTAGCGCCCTGtattgcttgtttttgtgtctttccttcatttcccttgggataaataaagctaattttaaCTACAAACTGATGATTCTGATGATGACCAGctccaaatattcaaatatactTATATCATTAATAACTAAATTATAAGGGCATGAAATATTATCCCACACTGCAACCCCTTGGTAATCAAAGTGACTGTGGACTTGAGTGAGCACCTGGGATCTGTTTGGCCCAGCTAATCAGAACCTGCAGCTCCCGGTTCAGGAGGTCACAGAGGTTCAGAATGGTCCGCAGGCTGGTGTCACTGGGTGTATTATACTGATTGGCTGTCAGTGGGGCGGGCTCTGTCAGCAGCAAATGGGAAATCACCTTGTTTCCTGGAAAACAAGGCAACAATTAATGAACTATCCAGACTCACATGAAAACCTTAATTAGTGATATGAGAACTCACGGCTGCTGACAGGGTGACTATATGGGCCTTTGGTGTAAACACTCAGTCCGGTTTCCACTTGCCTCTTGTATTTCTGCCGTCCTCCTCTGACCCGGTCCATGCGCACACCTGAAGCACAGAGGCCATTTTTAGtctctttgtgttcatttttgttttagcaCTTAAACAGATATACAAAAAGAGGCTAAACAACACTGCAATGCCTTATGGGAGTTGACCATGACTGATGTGACGTACCCTCCTTCATCATCCCAGCCTTCAGACACTTTTGAAAGCGGCAGGCTTGGCAGGCTTTCCTCCTCCGTTTGGTGATTTCACACTTATTCATCACTAGACAGCTGTACTCGATGTTGCCTTGGTGATGACAAATAAATCTACTTCAACAAACAGGTTATGAACAACGGTACATCCTGAGCAGATATCATTGTCTGAGGTTTGACATTCTTTTTATCTGTCCATGTTGTCATCCTTTGAGTTCTCAAAGAAATCTATTATTTAAAAGCCTATCCAGGCCATATCCCTCCCCTTTCCACACCACTTCACCAACACCCTCCCCTTACTATGTCCACCACAGGTGTTTATTGGGGCTTAAACATCCCACATCCTGTTAGAAGGACATTGACGCGCAGTGAAGAGACTGAGGACGGCTGCTTCTCCACTGACTCAGTCCTGGGCTAATTGGTCCAGAACATGTACAGCAATTCATTACATCACAAACTCatcaggggcctcatttataaagctTGCTTATGCACAAACCATTCCTATAACTTGTGTGCATCATTTTGCCGCAATGGTTGTAatctataaaaaacagacttgacggAAAAATGTGTGCCCCCCTACGGAAACTTTGACCCATGTGTACAcacagtttggaggaaaaggggaataGGTGACACAGATGGTGCGgtggtgaactgaagtcagattgaagaaatgaagagtgggAAGAACGACTATGTTTTAATTATTGCCCTTCAGCCCGTATCATGTGTTGGAGCCATgtcatcagaatgatttaatatattataacataatattttcctgtgatacGGTGAACACATCATCAAATGCCAGTTAAATCCCaagtgtggaaaacaaagccattaaacAGTCGTTAtactttcctgttctcagttCATCAGCTCTGcttgatgcttttcataacaaaccaggcataaagaaaggtttaatgttcacacacttcagtctaaagaatatttttcatgatgGGGGTTAGCATGAACTAATGAAACCTATAAGTagcggttagggttagggttagcggtGAAccctgtgtgtaatgctgcacCGTGGCACTATGGCACTGATGGAGGACTATGCCAGTGGCAGAATTAGGAGGGAGAAGGTCTTCAGGGACCATAACGACTTATTGGCCCATGATGATGAGTGTCTTATGAGCCGTTTTAGATTCCGTAGAGCTGCTCTTGGATCTATGTGCTGAACTGGGTCCAGCATTAGAGAGGGCCACGCGTTGGAACCAGACGCAGGTCCTCaccctgtttttaaatgaggaaaTAGTCCGTGCGCGGTCAGCAGTGGAGCGGCCATCGGCCTGCTGAAGGGCCGGTGGCGCACTTTGAATGAGTGGGAGGCCAGGCTTCTTTACCATCCTGCCAAAGTATGCACAATGTGGCACAGAGGAATGATATCCCCCCCAGCATTATGACCCCTTTCAAGACAAGCAGGATATGAACAGGGCGCAAGACTCCGTAAGGATGTCATGCGTTGTTTAAAAAGACAACTAAAGGTTAATTTTTGCACATTGTCTTTAAA
It includes:
- the esrrd gene encoding estrogen-related receptor gamma; translation: SSSSPSSPAEEVQSPSSFLHSSPLSPSFPFPLDTMLKLSPSHRAFFISSPASSSSPSPSCSLHRGAPQPDSLTGSSSSSGRCSTVIGEVSLGFSVSHTDSFSVQVASIVRGDYLTPLDTVGPKRLCLVCGDFASGFHYGVASCEACKAFFKRTIQGNIEYSCLVMNKCEITKRRRKACQACRFQKCLKAGMMKEGVRMDRVRGGRQKYKRQVETGLSVYTKGPYSHPVSSRNKVISHLLLTEPAPLTANQYNTPSDTSLRTILNLCDLLNRELQVLISWAKQIPGFSRLSLVDRMSLLQSGWMEALLVGVAWRSQSVEGEELMFARNLLLNETQCRTVGLSDLYEALRHLTAKYQAMNLGPEEVVVLKAMALANSDVNPVDCPDLVQQFQDGLHDALQEYELSRMEPHRAGRLLMSLPLLRQTADRAVKALLRLHHHHRIPLHKLLLEMLDAKA